A portion of the Pleuronectes platessa chromosome 15, fPlePla1.1, whole genome shotgun sequence genome contains these proteins:
- the LOC128457293 gene encoding unconventional myosin-XIX, with translation MTSAEERRYAGAGHRNGGGAVKGFVHKDCSRHPSLNDSLEGEIQAFLTDEDQLHTYDDLTKVNPVTPTTVLKCLRARYRVKVFYTNAGCTLVALNPFQPIPDLYSLDVMKEYHSASQPQEFKPHIFIVAEEAYRNVQGQLEPVNQSLVVSGESGAGKTWTSRCLMKYYATVAASSSVVKSQNTVERIERRVLDSNPIMEAFGNACTLRNNNSSRFGKYIQLQLDRCQLLVGASVQTYLLEKTRVACQPAHERNFHIFYQMMKGATDEQRKEWKMPHGQRFVWLPKAEKIVEEDCFHETVEAMVHLGINKERQRQLFGILAGLLQLGNVNFSSSTDESQPCDLEEQSQDFLQRAAELLCVPAEELQTCLRVRTLKAGKQSVLKPCSQAECSMRRDCLAKVTYAHLFEWLVTFINNSICADKSTWCNFIGVLDVYGFECFQVNNLEQLCINYANEKLQQHFVAHYLRAQQEEYVSEGLQWSFVKYQDNQSCLDLIEGSPVSVFTLLNEASRLNRTSDAKTFRVRLEKELSDNVNISWDKFSEVPHFTVAHYAGKVDYQIQGMVDKNKDPVPPELIDLLQKSGNSLLHKMFTDNETENLMKKGLSKVTVVSKFKNSLESLMKILHGTTPHYTRCIKPNPDCKPLTFQKEEVVMQLEACGIVETIHISAAGFPIRIPFSSFIQRYGLIAKYSRFPSESCCIDLDADNSDMLHQEVEKLLRVVSQLQALDPSLCFDSEKPYSWVHCGRTKVFLTQYMLDWLEGQRKKILSWCAFSIQCCWLQYQRRRRHACRTSATLIQAAVRSWLVRRQVQRWNRAAAVIQNTWRKWRDMLTALAEAELDDAEDFVEEDVPTLNPVISQRGSVQLSTIQEPVIVRGWPMGLALASAPSITLSMTATGFQKMISLMASLNLPSKRGEYKVETNQYTQGLASIRAQPKGSVKLHFRRSPLLYADRPPDLKCDVTGFNEILLEKTL, from the exons ATGACTTCTGCGGAGGAGCGGCGTTACGCTGGAGCTGGACACAGAAATGGAGGTGGTGCG GTTAAAGGATTTGTCCACAAAGACTGTTCACGGCATCCATCCCTAAATGATTCACTTGAGGGAGAAATTCAGGCTTTCCTCACTGATGAAGATCAACTCCACACTTATGACGACCTCACTAAAGTCAACCCTGTGACCCCTACAACAG TGCTGAAATGCCTTCGTGCCAGGTACAGAGTGAAGGTGTTCTACACAAATGCTGGCTGTACATTGGTGGCTCTGAATCCCTTCCAGCCAATCCCAGACCTCTACTCTCTGGATGTGATGAAGGAGTATCACTCTGCTTCTCAGCCTCAG GAGTTCAAACCACACATCTTTATTGTGGCAGAAGAAGCCTACAGGAACGTTCAGGGTCAGCTGGAGCCAGTAAACCAATCCTTGGTGGTCAGCGGTGAGAGCGGTGCTGGAAAG ACGTGGACATCTCGTTGCCTAATGAAATACTACGCCACTGTGGCGGCCTCCTCCTCAGTGGTGAAGAGTCAGAACACAGTGGAGAGGATAGAGAGGAGGGTGCTGGACTCCAACCCCATTATGGAAGCATTTG GCAATGCCTGCACGTTAcggaacaacaacagcagccgctttgGAAAATACATCCAGCTCCAGCTAGACAG GTGTCAGCTGTTAGTGGGGGCGTCTGTGCAAACATACTTGCTGGAGAAGACCAGGGTGGCCTGTCAACCGGCCCATGAGAGGAACTTCCACATCTTTTACCAG aTGATGAAAGGGGCCACAGATGAGCAGAGAAAGGAGTGGAAGATGCCACATGGCCAAAGATTTGTGTGGCTGCCGAAGGCTGAAAAAATTGTTGAGG aGGATTGTTTCCATGAGACTGTTGAGGCAATGGTTCATCTGGGCATTaataaagaaagacagagacaattATTTGGG ATTTTAGCAGGGCTTCTGCAGCTGGGGAATGTGAATTTCTCATCTTCAACCGATGAATCACAACCTTGTGACCTAGAAGAACAGTCTCAAG ACTTCCTGCAGAGggctgctgagctgctgtgtgtccCTGCTGAGGAGCTTCAGACGTGTTTAAGAGTAAGGACACTGAAGGCGGGGAAGCAGAGTGTGCTCAAGCCTTGTTCCCAGGCAGAGTGCAGCATGAGGAGAGACTGCCTTGCCAAGGTCACCTATGCCCA TTTATTCGAGTGGCTGGTTACATTCATCAATAACAGCATATGTGCGGACAAATCCACATGGTGCAACTTCATAG GGGTCCTAGATGTGTACGGGTTTGAGTGTTTCCAGGTCAATAACCTGGAGCAGCTGTGCATCAACTACGCCAATGAGAAACTGCAGCAGCACTTTGTGGCCCATTATCTCAGAGCTCAACAG GAGGAATATGTGTCAGAGGGGCTGCAGTGGTCCTTTGTCAAATATCAAGACAACCAGAGCTGCCTGGACCTTATAGAGGGGAGTCCAGTCAGTGTTTTCACTCTTCTGAACGAG GCGAGTCGTCTTAATCGAACCTCAGACGCCAAAACGTTCAGGGTTCGTTTGGAGAAGGAGCTCTCTGATAACGTCAACATCAGCTGGGACAAGTTCAGCGAGGTGCCGCACTTCACTGTGGCCCATTACGCTGGCAAAGTCGACTACCAGATCCAGGGCATGGTGGATAAAAACAAG GACCCAGTGCCACCAGAGCTCATCGACCTGCTTCAGAAGTCTGGTAACTCCCTGCTCCACAAAATGTTCACTGATAACGAAACTGAGAACCTGATGAAAAAGGGGCTCAGTAAAGTAACGGTGGTTTCCAAGTTCAAG AACTCTCTGGAGAGTTTAATGAAGATCCTCCACGGCACAACTCCTCATTACACCCGCTGCATCAAACCGAACCCGGACTGCAAGCCGCTGACCTTccagaaggaggag GTTGTCATGCAGCTGGAGGCCTGTGGGATTGTGGAGACCATACACATCAGTGCTGCCGGCTTTCCAATAAG AATTCCTTTCAGCAGCTTCATCCAGCGTTACGGGCTCATTGCAAAGtattcaaggttcccctcagaGAGTTGTTGTATTG atTTGGACGCTGACAACAGTGACATGCTTCAtcaagaggtggagaagctccTCAGGGTGGTGTCACAGCTCCAGGCTTTAGACCCCTCACTCTGCTTTGACAGCGAAAAACCCTATTCATGGGTGCACTGTGGAAGGACTAAAGTTTTTCTTACCCAGTACATG CTAGATTGGCTAGAAGGTCAGAGGAAGAAGATCCTGTCTTGGTGCGCCTTCTCCATTCAGtgctgctggctgcagtacCAGCGACGCAGACGCCACGCCTGTCGAACGTCTGCTACTCTGATCCAAGCAG CGGTGCGGTCCTGGCTGGTCAGGAGGCAGGTCCAGAGGTGgaacagagcagctgcagtcATCCAGAACacatggaggaagtggagg GATATGTTAACAGCCTTGGCTGAGGCAGAACTTGATGACGCTGAGGACTTTGTGGAAGAGGATGTGCCAACATTGAACCCTGTTATCAGCCAACGGGGCTCAGTGCAGCTTTCTACCATCCAAGAGCCTGTCATAGTGCGAGGGTGGCCAATGGGCCTGGCTCTGGCTTCAGCCCCATCCATCACTTTATCTATGACCGCCACAGGCTTCCAGAAAATGATATCATTGATGGCTTCTCTCAACCTGCCCTCCAAAAGAGGGGAATACAAAGTGGAGACCAACCAGTACACGCAGGGGCTTGCCTCCATACGGGCTCAACCCAAG GGATCTGTAAAGCTGCACTTTCGTCGATCTCCACTTCTCTACGCCGACAGGCCACCAGACCTGAAGTGTGACGTGACAGGGTTCAACGAGATCCTGCTGGAGAAAACGTTATAA
- the znhit3 gene encoding zinc finger HIT domain-containing protein 3 isoform X1 encodes MQICSVCSEQTPKYRCPACKIRYCSLGCYKLHKDTCLPVTQPTPTDPEVRDTFTSETWTVDDLLHEEDIIDKVPLQRLQVLGQSKELRDLLCNPHLRQLLHSIDSADSKDDAMKAAMQEPLFVEFSDRCLKIVDNEDK; translated from the exons ATGCAGATATGCAGCGTGTGCAGCGAACAGACACCGAAATACAGATGTCCAGCCTGCAAAATAAGATA TTGCTCCCTTGGCTGTTATAAGTTACATAAAG ACACTTGCCTCCCTGTTACACAGCCTACACCCACTGATCCTGAAGTGAGGGACACTTTCACCTCTG AGACTTGGACAGTTGATGATCTTCTGCACGAGGAAGACATCATTGATAAAGTGCCTCTCCAGAGACTCCAGGTGTTAG GTCAGTCTAAAGAGCTGCGAGATCTCCTCTGCAACCCCCACCTGAGACAGTTGCTACACTCTATTGACAGCGCAGACAGCAAAGACGACGCGATGAAGGCTGCGATGCAGGAGCCGCTGTTTGTTGAGTTTTCAGATCGATGTTTGAAAATTGTAGATAATGAAGACAAATGA
- the znhit3 gene encoding zinc finger HIT domain-containing protein 3 isoform X2, with translation MQICSVCSEQTPKYRCPACKIRYCSLGCYKLHKDTCLPVTQPTPTDPEVRDTFTSGQSKELRDLLCNPHLRQLLHSIDSADSKDDAMKAAMQEPLFVEFSDRCLKIVDNEDK, from the exons ATGCAGATATGCAGCGTGTGCAGCGAACAGACACCGAAATACAGATGTCCAGCCTGCAAAATAAGATA TTGCTCCCTTGGCTGTTATAAGTTACATAAAG ACACTTGCCTCCCTGTTACACAGCCTACACCCACTGATCCTGAAGTGAGGGACACTTTCACCTCTG GTCAGTCTAAAGAGCTGCGAGATCTCCTCTGCAACCCCCACCTGAGACAGTTGCTACACTCTATTGACAGCGCAGACAGCAAAGACGACGCGATGAAGGCTGCGATGCAGGAGCCGCTGTTTGTTGAGTTTTCAGATCGATGTTTGAAAATTGTAGATAATGAAGACAAATGA